The sequence GATGGTGGTTGGATATTTTATTCGTGGTACTCAGTGCTGCGAAAGCCTACTATATCATGAGTGAATTTATGCACTTGAAGTACGAATTGAAACCTATGGCGGTAAGTATTATTGCACCTTTTATTTTCCTGATTTGGGCAATAGTTTCATTTCTTTGGGAAGGAAGTTATTGGCTGAGTGCACGAGAATTGTGGAAATAATATTGCATGTTCAAGAAAC is a genomic window of Bacteroidota bacterium containing:
- a CDS encoding cytochrome C oxidase subunit IV family protein — protein: MLAFVTAFEIAAALIHYFYIPESPRWWLDILFVVLSAAKAYYIMSEFMHLKYELKPMAVSIIAPFIFLIWAIVSFLWEGSYWLSARELWK